In a genomic window of Mesorhizobium sp. J428:
- a CDS encoding DUF4143 domain-containing protein, with product MSRLVKTPKLHFLDSGLLATLREDEHGALQQDRTRFGALLETFVVSDFLKLASW from the coding sequence TTGAGCCGCCTCGTCAAGACGCCGAAGTTGCATTTTCTCGACAGCGGGCTACTCGCGACATTGCGCGAGGATGAGCACGGAGCGCTGCAGCAGGATCGGACGCGCTTCGGCGCCCTGCTCGAAACCTTCGTCGTGTCGGACTTCCTTAAGCTCGCATCGTGGTAG
- a CDS encoding transposase codes for MPISEFTLKSRDDEPVRRLEIFTGSGRRREWPPEEKARIVAESYEAAETVCAVARRHGLTPQQLFTWRREARKRMEAEAPPAFVPAVLVAADPVAEKEQKSRAKRRAPRRRAGTIEIEASGVTVRFGDGASPATITAVIRALKDAP; via the coding sequence ATGCCGATTTCAGAGTTTACGCTTAAGTCCAGGGATGATGAGCCCGTCCGCCGGCTTGAGATATTCACTGGTTCGGGTCGCCGGCGCGAGTGGCCGCCGGAGGAGAAAGCCCGGATTGTTGCCGAGAGCTACGAGGCGGCCGAGACGGTCTGTGCCGTGGCACGCCGACACGGCCTGACCCCGCAGCAGTTGTTCACGTGGCGGCGCGAAGCGCGCAAGCGAATGGAGGCTGAGGCGCCGCCCGCCTTCGTGCCGGCGGTTCTGGTCGCGGCCGACCCCGTGGCGGAGAAGGAGCAGAAGTCGCGCGCGAAGCGGCGAGCGCCACGACGACGAGCTGGCACCATCGAGATAGAGGCGTCGGGGGTTACGGTGAGGTTCGGCGATGGCGCGTCGCCGGCCACGATCACAGCGGTGATCCGTGCGCTGAAGGACGCGCCGTGA
- a CDS encoding type II toxin-antitoxin system RelE/ParE family toxin encodes MKVLRFRGSALNDLRAFPESARREAGYQLDKVQNEQAPADWKPMGTVGKGVQEIRIRDEAGAFRVIYVAKFAEAVYVLHCFQKKSQKTSRSDLDLAAKRYGDLVKELGQ; translated from the coding sequence ATGAAAGTGCTTAGGTTTCGGGGCAGCGCCCTCAATGATTTGCGCGCCTTCCCCGAGTCGGCACGGCGTGAAGCGGGCTATCAACTCGACAAGGTACAGAACGAGCAGGCTCCAGCCGACTGGAAGCCAATGGGCACCGTCGGGAAGGGCGTCCAGGAAATCAGGATTCGGGACGAAGCCGGTGCGTTCCGGGTCATCTACGTCGCCAAATTCGCTGAGGCCGTCTACGTGCTACACTGTTTCCAGAAGAAGTCGCAAAAGACCAGCAGGTCGGACTTGGACCTTGCCGCGAAACGCTACGGCGATCTGGTGAAGGAATTAGGCCAATGA
- a CDS encoding relaxase/mobilization nuclease domain-containing protein produces the protein MEFFPGAFEREWERRRATLVHEMQLGHIEKSDWEEPRRGGIARIGDERLDGFGRARRRQGGIGARWSRGGVGAAGRSMRTRFGALARGSQPAVVKLASYGGGGRAGAMMSYTSRGGELALENERGERVLGRDALAEQRAEWEHLFDNRTASRDLGVFHVSVDAASLRDDVDQDDQLREILRSGFGDRRFIYTARERSPDEVYVSGIVMLRDGQGERLSGDRKAAEIVQQRFEVSDAGRDVEASFRFHGYGNGVEWGTARVRELLTGTDREVRDDTGRLIGDAALAGDLVQKEWRKELHSRRGRDVMHLIVSARAGTDGAAFEAAVREFLGEQFAGHRYVFAVHDPALDPKEMAEGGKRPHIHAHAIVTMRSETGDRIVTSPQMFREWRSVMAEKAREQGIDMELTDRREFASAPAYTRNQVRPVSYRGRTEHEGTSAAAHTRYRAKRSNKVTLATTDRSRQYAASAAEAWGDLANEAGGTREGAFAMRQSRRLERLTENTQNERVLVDSPSESVKNITNMIELTELVNDEDGQMREMTRPEFEAYETRVEAVLASVEQTLDATDRADFEEVVAAAREVVDIRREYLELTERQCDREGGRASDGSYDDPYEDPNADWNAEVARFGLQVVETANEVLVQVSHYREGLERIEARELPQSYTASYRAGLEREINRAAEMAIDGDNQYMREAAKSDQELQRTIDQIELSRVENRRSDRGENSDQKADSIDADAKRRNDGAPGGFQGAAEAEQHRDPGQEVRSTPEHDDQIVEQQATMPSEQRTRHPDDRSVERKPTLDAELARSDPPQQHVPRLRQIELELEERHDRDRDDRER, from the coding sequence ATGGAGTTCTTTCCCGGCGCCTTCGAACGGGAATGGGAGCGCCGTCGCGCCACACTGGTGCATGAAATGCAGCTCGGTCATATCGAAAAGAGCGACTGGGAAGAGCCGCGAAGGGGAGGGATCGCGCGGATCGGCGATGAGCGGCTGGACGGCTTCGGCCGAGCGCGGCGGCGGCAGGGCGGAATCGGGGCGCGGTGGTCGCGTGGTGGCGTGGGCGCGGCCGGCCGCTCGATGAGGACGCGCTTTGGTGCGCTGGCGCGCGGCAGTCAGCCTGCCGTAGTCAAGTTGGCCTCCTACGGCGGCGGCGGCCGTGCCGGCGCGATGATGAGCTATACGTCGCGGGGCGGTGAACTCGCCCTCGAGAATGAGCGCGGCGAAAGGGTGCTCGGAAGGGACGCGCTTGCCGAACAGCGCGCCGAGTGGGAGCATCTCTTCGACAATCGCACTGCCAGCCGGGATCTCGGGGTCTTTCATGTCTCGGTCGATGCAGCATCACTGCGTGATGATGTCGACCAGGATGACCAGCTGCGCGAGATCCTGCGCTCGGGATTTGGTGATCGGCGGTTCATCTACACCGCGCGGGAGCGATCCCCTGACGAGGTCTATGTCTCCGGTATCGTTATGCTGCGCGATGGGCAGGGCGAGCGGCTGAGCGGCGACCGGAAAGCTGCCGAGATCGTCCAGCAGCGTTTTGAGGTTTCCGACGCCGGCCGTGATGTCGAGGCGAGCTTTCGGTTCCACGGTTACGGCAACGGCGTGGAATGGGGCACCGCGCGCGTGCGCGAACTGCTCACTGGGACCGACAGGGAAGTTCGTGACGACACCGGGCGGCTAATCGGGGATGCGGCGCTCGCCGGCGATCTTGTCCAGAAAGAATGGCGCAAGGAATTGCACAGCCGCAGGGGCAGGGACGTCATGCATCTGATCGTGTCGGCGCGGGCCGGCACAGATGGGGCCGCGTTTGAAGCAGCCGTTCGCGAGTTCCTGGGCGAACAGTTCGCGGGACATCGCTATGTGTTCGCCGTTCACGATCCGGCGCTCGATCCGAAGGAAATGGCTGAGGGCGGCAAGCGGCCACACATTCATGCCCATGCGATCGTCACCATGCGCTCGGAGACCGGTGATCGGATCGTCACCAGCCCGCAGATGTTCCGGGAATGGCGCTCCGTGATGGCGGAAAAGGCGCGTGAGCAGGGGATCGACATGGAGCTGACTGATCGTCGTGAGTTTGCCAGCGCGCCGGCCTATACCCGCAATCAAGTCCGGCCTGTCAGCTATCGCGGCCGGACCGAGCATGAGGGGACCAGCGCCGCCGCGCACACCCGCTACAGGGCCAAGCGGTCGAACAAGGTGACTCTCGCAACAACCGATCGCAGCCGGCAATATGCAGCGTCTGCGGCCGAGGCCTGGGGCGATCTTGCCAATGAGGCGGGCGGCACGCGCGAGGGCGCCTTTGCAATGCGTCAGAGCCGTCGTCTGGAACGATTAACGGAGAACACTCAAAATGAGCGTGTTTTAGTAGATAGTCCAAGTGAATCTGTCAAAAACATAACCAATATGATAGAGTTGACGGAGCTCGTGAACGATGAGGATGGACAGATGCGAGAGATGACGCGTCCCGAGTTCGAGGCCTATGAAACCCGCGTGGAAGCGGTCCTAGCGTCGGTGGAGCAAACGCTCGATGCAACAGATCGCGCCGATTTCGAGGAGGTCGTGGCCGCGGCGCGCGAGGTGGTCGACATTCGTCGTGAATATCTCGAGTTGACCGAACGCCAGTGCGACCGTGAGGGCGGGCGGGCATCTGACGGCTCGTACGACGACCCGTATGAAGACCCCAATGCTGATTGGAATGCCGAGGTTGCGCGGTTCGGACTGCAGGTGGTCGAAACAGCAAACGAGGTTCTCGTCCAGGTTAGTCACTATCGTGAGGGGCTTGAGCGGATCGAAGCGCGCGAGCTGCCGCAATCCTACACGGCGAGCTACCGGGCAGGGCTTGAGCGGGAAATCAACCGGGCCGCGGAAATGGCGATCGATGGCGACAACCAATATATGCGCGAAGCCGCGAAATCGGATCAGGAGCTGCAGCGCACGATCGATCAGATCGAGCTGTCCCGCGTCGAGAACAGGCGCAGCGACAGGGGAGAAAACAGCGATCAGAAAGCTGATTCAATCGACGCCGACGCGAAGCGCCGGAATGACGGCGCGCCTGGCGGGTTCCAAGGTGCTGCCGAAGCCGAGCAACATCGCGATCCGGGTCAGGAGGTCCGTTCGACGCCGGAGCACGATGACCAGATCGTCGAGCAGCAGGCGACGATGCCGTCCGAGCAACGAACAAGGCATCCCGATGATCGATCCGTTGAAAGGAAACCGACCCTCGACGCGGAACTTGCCAGATCCGATCCGCCGCAGCAGCATGTGCCGCGTCTTCGCCAAATCGAACTGGAACTCGAGGAGCGTCATGACCGCGATCGCGACGATCGCGAAAGGTAG
- a CDS encoding IS110 family transposase yields MSASVGEVARPTLRVRGLLGLAEPILITGGRAVADYREAFVGIDVAKLRNAVAIADSGREGVVRFFGEVDASDQSMRRVIQRIACRFNRVHFCYEAGPTGYGLYRLIRSLGHECMVVAPSLIPRKPGDRVKTNRRDALALARLLRAGELTAVWVPDEGHEAMRDLVRARAAAVETLRVHRQHVSAFMLKHGRIYPRKKGWTMRYLRWLQEQPFDHPAHQIALQEMVEAVRVSKERVERLERVIEEFVPAWSLAPVVRALQTLRGVELIVAVTFATEVGDVQRFESPRQLMGYLGLVPGERSTGETVRRGGITKAGNGRVRHMLVESAWTYRHPPRVGAKKLYRLEQASPKVREIAWKAQTRLTTRYRMLSGRGKKTTVVCTAIARELAGFMWAVAREAQAIRS; encoded by the coding sequence ATGTCCGCCTCTGTTGGTGAGGTGGCTCGTCCTACACTGCGCGTCCGAGGGTTGCTTGGACTGGCCGAGCCGATCCTCATCACAGGAGGACGAGCCGTGGCAGATTATAGGGAAGCATTTGTCGGAATCGATGTCGCAAAGCTTAGGAACGCCGTGGCGATTGCGGATTCCGGCCGGGAGGGAGTAGTTCGCTTTTTCGGCGAGGTCGACGCCTCGGATCAGAGCATGCGCCGCGTTATCCAGCGGATCGCCTGCAGGTTCAATCGCGTCCATTTCTGCTATGAGGCCGGACCGACCGGCTATGGTCTCTATCGGCTGATCCGATCGCTCGGCCATGAATGCATGGTGGTCGCCCCGTCGCTGATCCCAAGGAAGCCCGGCGATCGGGTGAAGACGAATCGCCGAGATGCTCTTGCGTTGGCTCGACTGCTGCGCGCCGGCGAACTGACGGCGGTGTGGGTTCCCGATGAAGGTCACGAGGCCATGCGGGATCTTGTCCGCGCCCGAGCAGCAGCAGTCGAGACGCTTCGCGTCCACCGGCAGCATGTGAGCGCCTTCATGCTCAAGCACGGGCGTATCTATCCCCGCAAGAAGGGCTGGACGATGCGCTATCTGCGCTGGCTGCAGGAGCAACCGTTCGATCACCCTGCGCATCAGATCGCGCTTCAGGAAATGGTCGAAGCGGTCCGCGTCTCGAAAGAGCGGGTCGAGCGACTTGAGCGTGTGATCGAGGAGTTCGTTCCGGCTTGGTCGCTGGCCCCCGTCGTGCGGGCTCTGCAGACGTTGCGCGGCGTAGAGCTGATCGTCGCCGTAACATTCGCAACCGAAGTTGGCGACGTACAGCGGTTCGAGAGCCCGCGTCAGCTCATGGGGTATCTCGGCCTCGTTCCCGGAGAACGATCAACAGGCGAAACAGTCAGACGGGGCGGCATCACCAAGGCCGGGAACGGCCGCGTCCGCCATATGCTGGTCGAAAGCGCGTGGACCTACAGACACCCGCCGAGGGTCGGCGCGAAGAAGCTATATCGTCTCGAGCAAGCATCGCCAAAGGTGCGAGAGATCGCCTGGAAGGCACAGACCCGGCTGACGACCCGGTATCGGATGTTGAGCGGCCGGGGCAAGAAGACAACGGTGGTCTGCACAGCAATCGCCCGAGAGCTGGCCGGCTTCATGTGGGCCGTTGCAAGGGAGGCGCAGGCGATCAGGTCGTAG
- a CDS encoding helix-turn-helix domain-containing protein, whose amino-acid sequence MSNETFASVWDAIEDTPAEAENMKLRSTLMMALEQHIRAKGWTQAEAARQLGVTQPRVSDLLRGKINLFALDTLVNMLVAVGLHVEVSVREAA is encoded by the coding sequence ATGAGCAACGAAACTTTTGCAAGTGTTTGGGACGCGATCGAAGACACGCCGGCCGAAGCGGAGAACATGAAGCTCCGCTCCACGCTGATGATGGCGCTGGAGCAGCACATCCGGGCAAAGGGCTGGACCCAGGCCGAAGCCGCGCGCCAACTCGGCGTGACGCAGCCGCGCGTGTCCGATCTTCTGCGCGGCAAAATCAACCTGTTCGCCCTCGACACCCTCGTCAATATGCTGGTCGCGGTCGGCCTGCATGTCGAGGTTAGTGTCCGGGAAGCTGCATAA
- the tnpB gene encoding IS66 family insertion sequence element accessory protein TnpB (TnpB, as the term is used for proteins encoded by IS66 family insertion elements, is considered an accessory protein, since TnpC, encoded by a neighboring gene, is a DDE family transposase.): protein MVATRPVDFRKGADGLAALVRETMGADPFSGAIYVFRAKRADRIKLVYFDGTGVCLLAKRLEDGKFVWPTITDGVVRLTAAQLQALLEGLDWRRVHDARETRAPVAAS from the coding sequence ATGGTGGCGACCAGGCCGGTAGACTTCCGCAAGGGTGCCGACGGCTTGGCCGCGCTGGTGCGCGAGACGATGGGCGCCGATCCGTTCTCTGGCGCGATCTACGTCTTCAGGGCCAAGCGTGCTGACCGGATCAAGCTCGTCTACTTCGACGGCACCGGCGTGTGCCTGCTGGCGAAGCGTCTGGAGGACGGGAAGTTCGTCTGGCCGACGATCACCGATGGCGTGGTCAGGTTGACGGCGGCGCAGTTGCAGGCGCTCCTGGAAGGGTTGGACTGGCGGCGCGTGCATGACGCTCGCGAGACGCGCGCGCCGGTCGCGGCGAGTTGA
- the virB11 gene encoding P-type DNA transfer ATPase VirB11, which produces MNVISTSFAAEQKHHFLNRALESLRPFLDDSQVVEISINSPSQVYVERMGSAHMEHYEIPELTADEIVNIGERVAATTNQFINRSSPILSAALPTGERIQVVLPPAAPEGGAVSIRKQVISNFTLDDYRDQGSLDQVTVAVGGLSGTDHTLIEQLSARDIYGFIRTAIINRVSILISGGTSSGKTTFLNACLKSVDLQERIITLEDTRELFPPQKNAVHLLASRGDQGTANVTIQSLLEASLRMRPDRLFVGEVRGSEAFAFLRAINTGHPGSMSTVHADTPLGAYEQLAMMVMQSGLSAAYPKADLISYIQSVIPIVIQLRREGGRRGVSEIFFARGRTDAA; this is translated from the coding sequence CACCATTTTCTGAACCGGGCGCTTGAGTCGCTGCGGCCATTTCTTGATGACAGCCAGGTCGTCGAGATCTCCATCAACTCCCCGAGCCAAGTTTATGTGGAGCGGATGGGCTCGGCCCACATGGAACACTATGAAATACCTGAGCTCACCGCCGACGAGATCGTCAACATCGGCGAGCGCGTCGCGGCCACAACCAACCAGTTCATCAACCGGTCAAGTCCGATCCTCAGCGCCGCCCTGCCGACAGGAGAGCGAATACAGGTCGTCCTACCGCCCGCCGCGCCCGAAGGCGGTGCCGTTTCCATTCGCAAGCAAGTCATCAGCAACTTCACGCTCGACGACTATCGCGATCAGGGATCGCTTGATCAGGTGACGGTCGCCGTCGGCGGTCTCAGCGGGACCGATCATACGTTGATCGAGCAGCTCTCGGCCAGGGACATCTACGGCTTCATTCGAACGGCCATCATCAATCGCGTGTCCATCCTGATCAGTGGCGGCACCTCCAGCGGCAAGACGACATTCCTCAACGCGTGCCTCAAATCAGTTGACCTGCAGGAACGTATCATCACGTTGGAAGATACGCGGGAGCTCTTCCCGCCACAGAAAAACGCGGTGCATCTGCTCGCCTCTCGTGGCGACCAGGGAACGGCCAATGTGACGATCCAGTCCTTGCTCGAGGCCTCGCTGCGCATGCGACCGGATCGGCTTTTCGTTGGAGAAGTCAGGGGATCGGAAGCGTTCGCCTTTCTGCGCGCAATTAATACGGGCCATCCCGGCTCGATGTCGACGGTCCATGCCGACACGCCGCTTGGTGCCTACGAGCAGCTCGCCATGATGGTGATGCAGTCGGGCTTATCGGCCGCCTATCCGAAAGCCGATCTCATCTCCTACATCCAGAGCGTCATTCCGATCGTGATCCAGTTGCGCAGGGAAGGGGGCAGACGCGGCGTCTCCGAAATCTTCTTCGCTCGCGGACGGACGGATGCGGCATGA
- a CDS encoding IS66 family transposase has protein sequence MLAAERAENERLRQIIKELQRHRFGRRAESLPVDQLLLGLEEVEQVEAEGLAAEEAANPAKLEARVRKRRANRGSLPAHLPRIEQVIDIPDKICPCCKGMLHVMGEDVAERLDIVPAQFRVIVTRRPKYACRACEEVVVQAPALARLVEGGIPTEATVAHVLVSKYADHVPLYRQSQIYARQGVNLDRSTLADWVGKAAFLLRPIHERMFERLKASSKLFADETTAPVLDPGRGRTKTGQLFAYARDDRPWGGIDPPGVAYIYAPDRRAEQPLRHLQGFVGILQVDGYAGYRALAERDAVSLAFCWAHVRRRFYELAQSGPAPIATEALQRIAELYKIENEIRGRPAEERRAARQEKSRPIIDALEPWLREKLTLVSQKSKLAEAIRYALARWPGLGRFLDDGRVEIDSNVVERSIRPIALSRKNALFAGSDGGGEHWATIASLIETAKLNGVDPYAYLADAITRIVAGHPQNQIDDLLPWAYAPTPLKAVA, from the coding sequence ATGCTCGCGGCCGAGCGTGCCGAGAACGAGCGGCTGCGTCAGATCATCAAGGAACTGCAGCGTCACCGCTTCGGCCGCAGGGCAGAGAGCCTGCCCGTAGACCAGTTGTTGCTGGGCCTGGAAGAGGTCGAGCAGGTCGAGGCAGAAGGCCTCGCTGCTGAGGAAGCTGCCAATCCTGCGAAGCTGGAGGCCCGCGTCAGAAAGCGCCGCGCCAACCGGGGTTCACTGCCCGCCCACCTGCCGCGCATCGAGCAGGTCATCGACATCCCTGACAAGATCTGCCCGTGCTGCAAGGGAATGCTGCACGTCATGGGCGAGGACGTTGCCGAGCGCCTCGACATCGTGCCGGCCCAGTTCCGTGTGATCGTCACGCGCCGCCCAAAATATGCCTGCCGGGCTTGCGAGGAGGTCGTGGTGCAGGCGCCGGCTCTGGCGCGCCTCGTTGAAGGCGGCATCCCGACCGAGGCGACGGTGGCGCATGTGCTGGTATCGAAATACGCCGACCATGTTCCGCTCTACCGCCAGTCCCAGATCTATGCCCGTCAGGGCGTGAACCTCGACCGATCGACACTTGCCGACTGGGTCGGCAAGGCGGCCTTCCTGCTGCGGCCCATCCACGAGCGAATGTTCGAACGGTTGAAGGCCTCATCGAAGCTCTTCGCCGACGAGACGACCGCGCCGGTGCTCGATCCCGGGCGCGGCCGCACCAAAACGGGTCAGCTGTTCGCCTATGCTCGCGACGATCGCCCTTGGGGCGGGATCGATCCGCCTGGTGTCGCCTATATCTATGCGCCCGATCGAAGGGCCGAGCAGCCACTTAGGCACCTTCAGGGCTTCGTCGGGATCCTGCAGGTCGACGGCTACGCCGGATACCGGGCATTGGCCGAGCGCGACGCCGTCAGCCTCGCCTTCTGTTGGGCGCATGTCCGTCGCCGCTTCTACGAACTGGCGCAGTCCGGCCCCGCGCCGATCGCCACTGAGGCCCTGCAGCGCATCGCGGAGCTTTACAAGATCGAGAATGAGATCCGAGGTCGCCCAGCGGAAGAGCGCCGCGCCGCCCGCCAAGAAAAGAGCCGACCTATCATTGATGCTCTTGAGCCGTGGCTACGCGAGAAGCTCACCCTGGTCAGCCAGAAGAGCAAGCTCGCCGAGGCAATCCGCTACGCGCTCGCGCGCTGGCCTGGACTTGGTCGCTTCCTCGACGACGGCCGCGTCGAGATCGACTCCAACGTGGTCGAACGCTCGATCAGGCCAATCGCCCTCAGCCGGAAAAACGCGCTCTTCGCCGGCTCCGACGGCGGTGGAGAGCACTGGGCCACAATCGCCTCGCTGATCGAAACCGCGAAGCTCAATGGCGTCGACCCGTACGCCTACCTCGCCGACGCAATCACCCGCATCGTCGCCGGTCATCCGCAAAACCAGATCGACGACCTCCTGCCATGGGCCTATGCCCCCACGCCACTCAAGGCCGTGGCCTGA